One window of Mediterraneibacter gnavus ATCC 29149 genomic DNA carries:
- a CDS encoding alpha-hydroxy-acid oxidizing protein, producing MDYQKVIEQARTCIGPYCKACAVCNGRACKNTMPGPGAKGIGDVAIRNFQKWQEIRINMDTICEKKPADTTVTLFGKEFSYPFFAGPVGAVKLHYGEKYTDQEYNEILLAGCMEGGIAAFTGDGSDARVMQEATAAVQKLGGLGIPTVKPWDMDTIRDKMELVKRSGAFAVAMDIDAAGLPFLQNLNPPAGSKSVEELKEIVKIAEIPFILKGIMTVRGAKKALEAGAQAIVVSNHGGRVLDQCPSTAEVLPDIVKAVDGRMKIFVDGGIRTGTDVFKALAMGADAALIARPFVTAAYGAGVQGVSAYTAKTGGELRDTMAMCGAFAVKEITEEMLW from the coding sequence ATGGACTATCAGAAAGTGATCGAACAGGCAAGGACATGTATCGGACCGTACTGTAAAGCGTGTGCAGTCTGTAACGGCAGAGCGTGCAAAAATACAATGCCGGGACCTGGAGCGAAAGGAATCGGAGATGTGGCGATCCGAAATTTTCAGAAATGGCAGGAGATCCGTATCAATATGGATACGATCTGTGAAAAGAAACCGGCTGATACGACAGTGACTCTGTTTGGAAAGGAGTTTTCCTACCCGTTTTTTGCAGGACCGGTAGGTGCTGTGAAGCTGCATTACGGGGAGAAATATACGGATCAGGAATATAATGAAATTTTACTGGCAGGATGTATGGAAGGAGGAATTGCGGCATTTACAGGTGACGGGTCAGATGCACGGGTAATGCAGGAAGCCACAGCGGCAGTCCAAAAACTGGGAGGTCTGGGAATCCCGACTGTAAAACCGTGGGATATGGATACGATTCGTGACAAAATGGAACTGGTCAAACGGTCAGGGGCTTTTGCTGTTGCAATGGATATTGATGCGGCCGGGCTTCCGTTTCTTCAGAATCTGAATCCGCCGGCGGGAAGCAAATCTGTGGAAGAGTTAAAAGAAATTGTGAAAATTGCTGAAATTCCATTTATTCTAAAAGGAATCATGACGGTCAGAGGGGCGAAAAAGGCTCTCGAGGCCGGTGCACAGGCGATTGTGGTGTCTAACCACGGAGGAAGAGTACTGGATCAATGTCCGTCTACAGCCGAAGTTCTTCCGGATATTGTGAAGGCAGTGGATGGCCGGATGAAGATTTTTGTGGACGGCGGGATCCGGACAGGAACGGATGTCTTTAAAGCACTGGCAATGGGCGCGGATGCGGCACTGATTGCCCGTCCGTTCGTGACCGCGGCATATGGTGCGGGAGTGCAGGGTGTGAGTGCATATACTGCAAAAACAGGTGGTGAATTAAGAGATACCATGGCAATGTGCGGTGCATTTGCTGTCAAGGAAATTACAGAGGAAATGCTCTGGTAA
- a CDS encoding AI-2E family transporter — MNREGEKPEKEGKKENDYYTSQPSFGSKKTSRFWHQISRDVRIFVVIAACIVFYFALLRMTNISEVFGKIYQVLKPIIYGLVIAYLLNPIVKLVDTHFEPWIKRKFPRIKNAGGISRGAGILLAIVVMFALIVALCNMMIPELYRSIRDMILTVPSQLNRFIGKMTEVMSTDQSTIGQMAEAVLKEASDALQTWMRTDLLNQVNVLMSNLTVGVINVVKELCYVLIGVIVSVYVLFSKEKFASQCKKLVYAIMRPSRANMVLHLTIKSNEIFGGFIIGKIIDSAIIGVLCFVGLSILDMPYTMLVSVIVGVTNVIPFFGPYIGAIPSAVLILLSDPKMGIYFIIFVFLLQQLDGNIIGPKILGDSTGLSAFWVVFSILFGGGMFGFVGMILGVPTFAVIYYIVKMLVNHQLENHTLPTDTGAYDQFGYVNNEGEYARVDEATEKKEEKGE, encoded by the coding sequence ATGAACAGAGAGGGAGAAAAACCTGAAAAAGAGGGGAAAAAGGAGAATGACTATTATACGTCGCAGCCTTCATTTGGAAGCAAAAAGACATCCAGATTCTGGCATCAGATCAGCAGGGACGTACGGATATTTGTGGTGATCGCAGCCTGCATCGTGTTTTATTTTGCATTATTGCGCATGACAAATATTTCGGAAGTTTTTGGGAAAATATACCAGGTGTTAAAGCCGATTATTTATGGTCTTGTCATTGCGTATTTGCTCAACCCGATTGTAAAGCTGGTGGATACGCATTTTGAACCCTGGATCAAGAGAAAATTTCCACGCATTAAGAATGCGGGCGGCATTTCCAGAGGGGCAGGAATTTTGCTTGCAATCGTTGTAATGTTTGCGTTAATCGTGGCGTTGTGCAATATGATGATACCGGAACTCTACCGCAGTATAAGAGATATGATCCTTACTGTGCCGAGCCAGCTGAATCGTTTTATCGGGAAGATGACAGAGGTGATGAGTACAGATCAATCGACTATTGGACAGATGGCAGAGGCAGTCCTCAAAGAAGCAAGTGATGCACTGCAGACATGGATGCGTACAGACCTTCTCAATCAGGTCAATGTACTGATGTCGAATCTGACAGTGGGAGTGATCAACGTTGTCAAGGAATTGTGCTATGTACTGATCGGAGTGATCGTATCTGTTTATGTGCTGTTCAGTAAGGAGAAGTTTGCAAGCCAGTGCAAGAAGCTTGTATATGCCATCATGCGTCCGTCAAGAGCGAATATGGTGCTTCATCTGACGATCAAGAGCAACGAGATCTTCGGCGGTTTTATTATCGGAAAGATCATTGATTCTGCGATCATCGGAGTATTGTGTTTTGTCGGACTTTCCATTTTGGATATGCCGTATACGATGCTTGTGAGCGTGATCGTAGGAGTAACCAATGTGATTCCGTTTTTCGGACCATATATCGGAGCAATTCCAAGCGCCGTCCTGATTTTGTTGTCAGATCCGAAGATGGGAATCTATTTTATTATTTTTGTATTTCTTCTGCAGCAGCTGGATGGGAATATCATCGGACCAAAGATTTTGGGGGATTCTACGGGATTGTCTGCATTCTGGGTGGTATTTTCGATTTTGTTTGGCGGAGGAATGTTTGGATTTGTGGGAATGATTTTGGGAGTTCCTACATTTGCAGTCATCTATTATATTGTAAAAATGCTGGTGAACCATCAGCTGGAAAATCATACGCTGCCTACAGATACCGGTGCGTACGACCAGTTCGGTTATGTAAATAATGAAGGCGAGTATGCAAGAGTTGATGAGGCGACAGAAAAGAAAGAAGAAAAAGGGGAATAA
- the metA gene encoding homoserine O-acetyltransferase MetA, producing the protein MPIRVQNDLPVKEILEHENIFVMDEYRAAHQDIRPIKIGLLNLMPLKEDTELQILRSLSNTPLQVDVVFVRVSGHVSKNTSTSHLHKFYQSFEEIKEQKFDGFIITGAPVEQIPFEDVDYWDELKEIMEWTKTHVTSTLHLCWGAQAGIYYHYGIDKTQLPEKMFGVFKHHVRNRRIPLVRGFDDAFYAPHSRHTEIPLEQVEADERLTILADSKEAGLFLCMAEEGRQIFVMGHPEYDRMTLDAEYKRDLSKGLDIQMPVNYYPDNDPDQKPELIWRSHANNIYTNWLNYYVYQTTPYDLEGTPF; encoded by the coding sequence ATGCCAATACGTGTACAGAACGACCTTCCGGTAAAAGAGATACTGGAGCATGAAAATATATTTGTAATGGACGAATACCGGGCAGCACATCAGGATATCCGTCCGATCAAGATCGGGCTTTTAAATCTGATGCCGTTAAAGGAGGATACAGAGCTGCAGATACTGCGGTCTCTCTCGAACACACCGCTTCAGGTGGATGTTGTATTTGTCCGTGTATCAGGACATGTATCGAAAAATACATCCACCAGTCATCTGCATAAGTTTTATCAGTCTTTTGAAGAGATCAAGGAGCAGAAGTTTGATGGATTTATCATTACAGGAGCTCCGGTGGAACAGATTCCGTTTGAAGATGTGGATTACTGGGATGAGTTGAAAGAGATCATGGAGTGGACGAAGACGCATGTGACTTCCACGCTGCATTTGTGCTGGGGTGCACAGGCGGGGATTTATTATCACTATGGGATTGATAAGACACAGCTTCCAGAGAAAATGTTCGGTGTATTTAAGCATCATGTGAGAAACAGAAGAATCCCGCTTGTGCGTGGATTTGATGATGCGTTTTATGCGCCTCATTCCCGGCATACGGAGATTCCGTTGGAACAGGTGGAGGCAGATGAGAGACTGACGATACTGGCAGATTCCAAAGAGGCGGGGCTTTTCCTCTGTATGGCAGAGGAAGGTCGTCAGATTTTTGTGATGGGACATCCGGAATATGACAGAATGACATTGGATGCGGAATATAAGAGGGATTTGAGCAAAGGTCTGGATATTCAGATGCCGGTGAATTATTATCCGGACAACGATCCGGATCAGAAACCGGAACTGATCTGGAGATCTCATGCAAATAACATTTATACGAACTGGCTGAATTATTATGTATATCAGACAACGCCGTATGATCTGGAGGGGACACCGTTTTAA
- the nrdG gene encoding anaerobic ribonucleoside-triphosphate reductase activating protein, translating into MQYHNITKDDMLNGDGLRVVLWVAGCTHGCKECQNPVTWDPNGGLLFDERAKEELFEQLEKSYISGITYSGGDPLYVGNREAITALAKEIREKFPEKTQWLYTGYEWNQIQNEAIIPYLDVVVDGRFEVEQKDTKLHWKGSANQKVIDVQDSLKTGKIVLHDA; encoded by the coding sequence ATGCAGTATCACAATATTACAAAAGATGATATGCTGAACGGAGACGGACTTCGGGTAGTATTGTGGGTGGCGGGATGCACTCACGGATGCAAGGAGTGTCAGAATCCTGTGACCTGGGATCCAAACGGCGGACTTTTGTTTGATGAACGCGCAAAAGAAGAGCTGTTTGAGCAGTTGGAAAAAAGTTATATCAGCGGAATCACATACAGCGGAGGAGATCCGTTGTATGTGGGGAACAGAGAGGCGATTACCGCACTTGCAAAAGAGATCCGTGAAAAGTTCCCGGAAAAGACACAGTGGCTGTACACCGGGTATGAGTGGAATCAGATTCAAAATGAGGCGATCATACCGTATCTGGATGTAGTTGTGGACGGCAGATTTGAAGTGGAACAAAAGGATACGAAGCTGCACTGGAAGGGCAGCGCGAATCAGAAAGTGATCGATGTGCAGGACAGTCTGAAAACAGGAAAAATTGTGCTGCATGATGCATAA
- a CDS encoding DUF1958 domain-containing protein has protein sequence MEIVMGVSDWSDQTGEELRHLVGNAIMEQAFERFEYKKVLSKGVHTIDGKKVEISKDLWDCVPKGKEAPLTIKDGKVLVDLEREYLPGFQAPAVSCKQVAAVEKNEQKGLPLFLKVLLVLAAVFVILVGARISYVAYRKKQRRKRREAQRRRRARRIRELEEK, from the coding sequence GTGGAGATTGTGATGGGTGTGTCTGACTGGTCAGATCAGACTGGGGAAGAGCTCCGTCATCTGGTCGGAAACGCGATTATGGAGCAGGCATTTGAACGGTTTGAATATAAAAAAGTACTTTCCAAAGGGGTGCATACTATTGATGGAAAGAAAGTAGAGATTTCAAAAGATTTATGGGACTGTGTTCCAAAAGGGAAAGAAGCTCCGCTTACGATCAAGGACGGTAAAGTGCTGGTAGACTTGGAAAGAGAATATCTGCCGGGATTTCAGGCACCGGCAGTTTCGTGCAAACAGGTGGCGGCAGTGGAGAAGAACGAACAGAAGGGACTGCCGCTGTTCTTGAAGGTGCTGCTTGTACTCGCTGCAGTGTTTGTGATTCTTGTGGGAGCAAGAATCTCTTATGTGGCATATCGGAAAAAGCAGAGAAGGAAGCGCCGGGAAGCACAGAGAAGAAGACGTGCAAGAAGAATCAGAGAATTAGAGGAGAAGTAA
- a CDS encoding serine hydrolase — protein sequence MRKRNVRGICAFLCTILLGCLIPAGEVQAQRALDVARERGYQLEERYQPAGSIITEINTGQILWQENAQKQWPPASMTKLMTILLAYEEIKAGNLELESTAEVNERYTDIAGRYALSNNKMQPGASYTVAELMDLIIVPSSAAATYMLADMVESDPDRFVERMNQKAQELGMVNTKYFNCVGVTNNLLQPYHPVSQPLDGDNITTPEDYAMLCTYLIKTYPDILNHTKYPQITVKEGTPYEEHFTSYQISLEGAKYGLEGTDGLKTGSSDTAGFKLFVHCKTGGHASGGDCDGCV from the coding sequence ATGAGAAAAAGAAATGTGAGGGGGATTTGTGCTTTTTTATGCACCATCCTTTTGGGATGTCTGATTCCGGCCGGGGAGGTACAGGCTCAGCGTGCGCTGGATGTGGCAAGAGAGAGGGGCTATCAGCTTGAGGAACGGTATCAGCCTGCAGGTTCGATCATTACGGAGATCAATACCGGACAAATTTTATGGCAGGAAAATGCACAGAAACAGTGGCCGCCGGCAAGTATGACAAAATTGATGACCATTCTTCTGGCATATGAGGAGATAAAAGCCGGGAATCTGGAACTTGAGAGTACGGCAGAGGTAAATGAAAGATATACAGATATTGCAGGCAGGTATGCGCTCAGCAACAATAAAATGCAGCCGGGAGCCAGTTATACGGTTGCAGAGTTGATGGATCTGATCATTGTGCCGTCTTCTGCGGCGGCAACGTATATGCTTGCGGATATGGTGGAGTCGGATCCGGACAGGTTTGTGGAGCGTATGAATCAAAAGGCACAGGAGCTTGGAATGGTCAATACGAAGTACTTCAACTGTGTGGGGGTTACTAACAATCTGCTGCAGCCGTATCATCCGGTGAGCCAGCCGCTTGATGGAGATAACATTACAACACCGGAAGATTATGCGATGCTGTGTACTTATCTGATAAAGACCTATCCGGATATTTTAAATCACACAAAGTATCCCCAGATCACCGTAAAAGAGGGGACACCGTATGAGGAGCATTTTACATCATATCAGATTTCACTGGAAGGGGCAAAGTATGGTCTAGAGGGCACAGACGGCTTGAAGACAGGTTCCAGCGATACAGCAGGGTTTAAACTATTCGTCCACTGCAAAACGGGGGGACACGCGTCTGGTGGAGATTGTGATGGGTGTGTCTGA
- a CDS encoding DUF1540 domain-containing protein has product MPELKCTVQTCMHNQDFLCRLDSIQVGGSQAKASKETCCDSFEERKTQGMENSYTNAYGNHATAPSDRCGIDCKATDCMYNEQCKCEAGKVSVEGSCACHKDGTECATFQCR; this is encoded by the coding sequence ATGCCAGAATTAAAATGTACAGTACAGACATGTATGCACAATCAGGATTTCCTCTGCCGTCTGGATTCCATCCAGGTAGGTGGTTCTCAGGCAAAGGCTTCAAAGGAGACCTGCTGTGACAGCTTTGAGGAGCGAAAAACACAGGGGATGGAAAATTCCTATACGAACGCATATGGAAACCATGCGACAGCGCCTTCGGATCGTTGCGGAATCGATTGTAAAGCAACTGACTGCATGTACAATGAACAGTGTAAATGTGAAGCGGGAAAGGTCAGCGTGGAAGGTTCCTGTGCGTGTCATAAGGACGGCACAGAGTGCGCCACATTTCAGTGCAGATAA
- a CDS encoding aminotransferase class I/II-fold pyridoxal phosphate-dependent enzyme, protein MRELQFSAMVNQFQPGIFTALNDKKEEMIQAGKRVFNLSVGTPDFAPAPHVMEALTEACKDPENYKYALADLPELLEAVQYRYAHRFGVEIQTDEIMSVYGSQEGMAHIGMALCDPGDTILVPNPGYPLFEMSGIMAGANVEYYEIREENGYLPDLKNIPGEVLERTKYMVVSYPLNPVCVCAPDHFYEELIAFAKEHHIVIIHDNAYSDIIFTREQGRSFLSFDGAKEVGVEFYSLSKSYNLTGARISFVVGNKAIVEKFKTLRSQIDYGIFLPIQKAAIAALTGPDDFIEKQRQEYAKRNCALCGGLRRIGWNVPDSQGTMFVWAKIPKGYASSFDFCMQLVEKTGLLVTPGSAFGSAGEGYIRMALVVDLPVIGEILEVLEKSGMF, encoded by the coding sequence ATGAGAGAGCTGCAGTTTTCAGCGATGGTAAATCAGTTTCAGCCGGGAATTTTTACCGCGCTGAATGACAAGAAGGAAGAGATGATTCAGGCAGGAAAACGGGTGTTCAATCTGTCAGTGGGAACACCGGATTTTGCACCGGCACCGCATGTGATGGAGGCACTTACAGAAGCGTGCAAAGATCCGGAGAACTATAAATATGCACTGGCAGATCTGCCGGAGCTTTTAGAGGCAGTCCAATACCGGTATGCGCATCGGTTTGGAGTGGAGATTCAGACAGATGAGATTATGTCAGTTTATGGATCTCAGGAGGGAATGGCGCATATCGGAATGGCATTGTGTGATCCCGGGGATACCATTCTGGTTCCGAATCCGGGATATCCGCTGTTTGAAATGAGCGGAATCATGGCAGGTGCGAATGTGGAATATTATGAAATCCGCGAGGAGAACGGATATCTGCCGGATCTGAAAAATATCCCGGGAGAGGTTTTGGAGAGAACCAAATATATGGTAGTCTCTTATCCGTTGAATCCGGTCTGTGTCTGTGCTCCGGATCATTTTTATGAAGAACTGATCGCATTTGCAAAGGAGCATCATATTGTGATCATCCATGACAATGCATATTCGGATATTATTTTTACAAGAGAACAGGGGCGGTCATTTTTATCTTTTGACGGTGCAAAAGAGGTAGGGGTAGAGTTTTATTCGTTGTCCAAGTCCTATAATCTTACGGGTGCCAGAATCTCATTTGTGGTGGGAAATAAAGCGATTGTAGAGAAGTTTAAAACGCTGCGTTCTCAGATCGATTACGGCATCTTTCTGCCGATTCAGAAGGCTGCGATCGCGGCGCTTACGGGGCCGGACGATTTCATCGAAAAGCAGAGGCAGGAGTATGCAAAAAGAAACTGTGCGCTGTGCGGCGGTCTGCGAAGGATCGGGTGGAATGTACCGGACAGTCAGGGGACAATGTTTGTGTGGGCAAAGATTCCGAAAGGCTATGCGTCGTCCTTTGATTTCTGTATGCAGCTTGTGGAGAAGACCGGACTTCTGGTAACGCCTGGAAGTGCGTTTGGAAGCGCGGGAGAAGGGTATATCAGAATGGCGCTGGTAGTTGATCTGCCCGTGATCGGGGAAATTCTTGAAGTGCTTGAGAAATCGGGGATGTTTTAG
- the nrdD gene encoding anaerobic ribonucleoside-triphosphate reductase: MIRVIKKDGTKEDFNVQKVVVAVNKSAYRALIKFTDEELDYICRFVEEKVQTLGIQDVPIAEMHNVVEGALEKVNPVVAKSYRDYRNYKQDFVQMLDEVYKKSQSIMYIGDKENSNTDSALVSTKRSLIFNELNKELYKKFFLTVEEIQAIREGYIYIHDMSARRDTMNCCLFDVKNVLSGGFEMGNLWYNEPKTLDTAFDVIGDIVLSAASQQYGGFTVPSVDEILEPYAEKSHKKLIEKYRALGLDEEAVQKIAWSDLEKEMEQGFQGWEYKFNSVSSSRGDYPFITVTAGTRTSIYGKLATIKMLEVRKNGQGKEGHKKPVLFPKIVFLYDENLHGPGKPLEDVFEAGIECSRKTMYPDWLSLTGDGYVPSIYKKYGKIISPMGCRAFLSPWYERGGMKPADENDTPVFVGRFNIGAISLHLPMIYAKAQQEGKPFFEVLDYYLNLIRKLHQRTYDYLGEMKASTNPLAYCEGGFYGGNLGLYDKIKPLLKSATASFGITALNELQQLHNKKSLAEDGAFAVETLEYINKRVEEFKNEDGHLYAIYGTPAENLCGVQVQQFRKKYGIIENVSDREYVSNSFHCHVTEEITPIEKQDLEGRFWNLSNGGKIQYVKYPISYNVDAIKSLVRRAMAKGYYEGVNLSLSYCDDCGHEELDMDVCPECGSTNLTKIERMNGYLSYSRVKGDTRLNDAKMAEIAERKSM; this comes from the coding sequence ATGATCAGAGTCATCAAGAAAGACGGGACAAAGGAAGATTTTAACGTGCAGAAAGTAGTTGTGGCTGTTAATAAATCTGCGTACCGTGCACTCATTAAATTCACAGATGAGGAGTTGGACTATATCTGTCGTTTCGTAGAAGAAAAGGTACAGACATTGGGAATTCAGGACGTCCCGATTGCAGAGATGCATAATGTGGTAGAGGGAGCCCTGGAAAAGGTAAATCCGGTGGTGGCAAAAAGTTATCGTGATTATCGTAATTACAAACAGGACTTTGTACAGATGCTGGATGAAGTATATAAAAAGAGCCAGTCCATCATGTATATCGGGGATAAAGAAAACAGCAACACGGACAGTGCGCTGGTATCAACAAAGAGAAGTCTGATCTTTAATGAGCTGAACAAAGAGCTTTATAAGAAATTCTTCCTGACAGTAGAAGAAATCCAGGCGATCCGTGAAGGGTATATTTACATTCACGATATGTCTGCGAGAAGAGATACGATGAACTGCTGCCTTTTTGATGTGAAAAATGTATTAAGCGGCGGATTTGAGATGGGGAATCTCTGGTATAATGAGCCGAAGACACTGGATACAGCATTTGATGTGATCGGGGATATCGTATTAAGTGCGGCCAGCCAGCAGTATGGTGGATTTACAGTGCCAAGTGTGGATGAGATCCTGGAACCATATGCAGAAAAATCTCACAAAAAACTGATTGAAAAATACAGAGCGTTGGGTCTGGATGAAGAAGCTGTACAAAAGATCGCATGGTCAGATCTGGAAAAAGAAATGGAACAGGGATTCCAGGGATGGGAATACAAGTTTAATTCGGTATCTTCCAGCCGCGGAGACTATCCGTTTATTACTGTGACAGCCGGAACACGGACAAGTATTTATGGAAAACTGGCAACGATCAAGATGCTGGAAGTGAGAAAGAACGGACAGGGAAAAGAAGGTCACAAAAAGCCGGTACTCTTTCCGAAGATCGTATTTTTGTACGATGAGAATCTGCATGGACCGGGAAAACCGCTGGAAGATGTGTTTGAAGCAGGGATTGAATGCTCCAGAAAGACCATGTATCCGGATTGGTTAAGCCTGACAGGAGATGGTTATGTTCCGAGCATTTACAAAAAATACGGCAAGATCATCAGCCCGATGGGATGTCGTGCATTTCTTTCTCCATGGTATGAGAGGGGCGGCATGAAGCCGGCAGATGAAAATGATACACCGGTATTTGTGGGAAGATTTAATATCGGTGCGATCAGCTTACATCTTCCGATGATCTATGCAAAGGCACAGCAGGAAGGAAAGCCGTTCTTTGAAGTGCTGGATTATTATCTGAATCTGATCCGCAAGCTGCATCAGAGAACGTATGATTATCTGGGTGAGATGAAAGCCTCTACGAACCCGCTGGCATATTGTGAAGGAGGATTCTACGGCGGAAACTTAGGATTATATGACAAGATCAAGCCGCTGTTAAAATCAGCGACAGCTTCCTTTGGAATTACAGCACTTAACGAACTGCAGCAGCTTCACAACAAAAAGTCCCTTGCAGAGGATGGGGCATTTGCGGTGGAGACACTGGAATACATCAACAAACGTGTGGAAGAATTTAAGAATGAAGACGGACATCTGTATGCGATTTACGGAACACCGGCAGAGAATCTCTGCGGAGTTCAGGTGCAGCAGTTCCGCAAAAAGTATGGAATCATTGAAAATGTATCGGACAGAGAATATGTCAGCAACAGTTTTCACTGTCATGTAACAGAAGAGATCACACCGATTGAAAAACAGGACCTGGAAGGACGTTTCTGGAACCTGAGCAACGGCGGAAAAATCCAGTATGTAAAATATCCGATCAGTTACAATGTGGATGCGATCAAATCTCTTGTGAGACGTGCTATGGCAAAAGGGTACTATGAGGGCGTCAATCTGTCGTTGTCTTATTGTGATGACTGCGGTCACGAAGAGCTGGATATGGATGTATGTCCGGAGTGCGGAAGTACCAATCTTACAAAAATAGAAAGAATGAACGGTTATCTCTCTTATTCCAGAGTCAAAGGCGACACTCGGCTCAATGACGCAAAGATGGCGGAGATTGCAGAAAGGAAGAGTATGTAA
- a CDS encoding deoxyuridine 5'-triphosphate nucleotidohydrolase — protein sequence MKRIAKFHKVSLEQFKKDWIDTFGLDEEANIEEIYENIKLPRRATAGSAGYDFFAPVRLILEPGETLKIPTGIRVEMDPEWVLKCYPRSGLGFKYRLQLNNTVGIIDSDYFYSDNEGHMFSKITNDTNEEKTIDIAQGEGFMQGIFVEYGITVDDDVTDVRNGGFGSTTK from the coding sequence ATGAAAAGAATTGCAAAATTTCACAAGGTAAGTCTGGAGCAGTTTAAAAAAGACTGGATTGATACGTTCGGACTGGATGAAGAAGCAAATATCGAAGAGATTTATGAAAATATCAAACTGCCAAGAAGAGCGACTGCAGGTTCTGCAGGGTATGATTTCTTTGCTCCGGTACGTTTGATCCTGGAGCCGGGAGAGACTTTGAAGATTCCCACCGGAATTCGCGTGGAGATGGATCCGGAGTGGGTGCTGAAGTGTTATCCGAGAAGCGGACTGGGATTCAAATACCGTCTGCAGCTGAATAATACAGTAGGCATCATTGACAGTGATTATTTTTATTCAGATAATGAAGGGCATATGTTCTCCAAGATTACAAATGATACCAATGAAGAGAAAACCATTGATATCGCGCAGGGAGAAGGTTTTATGCAGGGGATTTTTGTGGAATATGGAATCACGGTGGACGATGATGTGACAGATGTAAGAAATGGTGGTTTTGGAAGCACCACAAAATAG
- a CDS encoding biosynthetic peptidoglycan transglycosylase, producing MKWIKRLCSFIFLCLFLVVAFMLWRGYGDCQDALKKMSVQQMGAQIQAKEDYTTLDQLPKDYIDAVLAVEDKRFYKHPGIDPLAICRALYNDIRAGSYVEGGSTITQQLAKNQFFTQDKKISRKVAEMFMAFEIEKVYDKDTILELYLNSIYFGNGYNSVAEACRGYFGKEPMEMNFDECTMLAGIPNAPSAYNPLVNPDLAYQRQQQVIRKMEKAGFLNK from the coding sequence ATGAAATGGATCAAGAGACTGTGTTCTTTCATTTTTTTATGTTTGTTTTTGGTTGTTGCATTTATGCTCTGGCGAGGGTATGGAGACTGTCAGGATGCATTAAAGAAAATGAGTGTACAACAAATGGGTGCACAGATACAGGCAAAAGAGGATTACACGACACTGGATCAGCTGCCAAAGGATTATATCGATGCAGTACTGGCGGTAGAGGATAAGCGGTTTTATAAGCATCCGGGGATCGATCCGCTTGCGATATGCAGGGCATTGTACAATGATATCCGTGCAGGATCATATGTAGAAGGCGGAAGTACGATCACGCAGCAGCTTGCGAAAAATCAGTTTTTTACACAGGATAAAAAGATCAGTCGGAAAGTGGCAGAGATGTTTATGGCATTTGAGATTGAAAAAGTCTATGATAAGGATACGATATTGGAGCTGTATTTAAATTCCATTTATTTCGGAAACGGTTATAACTCTGTGGCGGAAGCCTGCCGTGGATATTTCGGGAAGGAACCAATGGAAATGAATTTTGATGAATGTACAATGCTGGCCGGGATTCCGAATGCACCGAGTGCATACAATCCGCTGGTAAATCCGGATCTGGCGTATCAAAGGCAGCAGCAGGTGATCCGAAAGATGGAAAAAGCAGGGTTTTTGAATAAATAG